Proteins from a single region of Chryseobacterium sp. W4I1:
- the pgk gene encoding phosphoglycerate kinase, which translates to MKTINDFNFKDKKALVRVDFNVPQDDQLKVTDNTRIAAVKPTVEKILNDGGSVILMTHLGRPKGEVKDEFSLKYIVDEVSAVLGKEVKFVDECIGEKAEKAASELQPGEILLLENLRFHNEEEKGDAGFAEKLSKLGDAFVNDAFGTAHRAHASTAVIAQYFESTKFFGLLMNKELQAIDKVLRKGERPVTAILGGSKVSTKITIIENILPAIDNLIIGGGMAFTFIKALGGKIGNSLVEEDKLPLALEILGKAKENKVKVYLPSDVIIAEAFNNDAERKDADIYAIPEGWMGLDAGHKSRDQFNDVLLNSRTILWNGPIGVFEMSNFAGGTIALGDSIAEATKLGAFSLVGGGDSVAFVKQFGYDDKVSYVSTGGGAMLESLEGLELPGVAAINK; encoded by the coding sequence ATGAAAACAATCAATGATTTCAATTTTAAAGACAAGAAGGCTCTGGTAAGAGTGGACTTTAATGTTCCGCAGGATGATCAGTTAAAAGTGACAGACAATACAAGAATTGCAGCTGTGAAACCTACAGTTGAAAAAATTCTCAATGATGGAGGTTCTGTGATCTTAATGACCCATCTGGGAAGACCGAAAGGCGAAGTGAAAGACGAATTTTCTCTTAAATATATCGTAGATGAAGTTTCTGCCGTTCTTGGAAAAGAAGTGAAGTTTGTGGATGAATGTATCGGAGAAAAGGCTGAAAAGGCTGCTTCTGAGCTTCAGCCGGGAGAGATCTTATTGTTAGAGAATCTGCGTTTTCACAATGAAGAGGAGAAAGGTGATGCAGGATTTGCTGAAAAGCTTTCAAAACTTGGAGATGCTTTTGTAAATGACGCATTCGGTACCGCCCACAGAGCACACGCTTCTACAGCTGTTATCGCTCAATATTTTGAATCAACTAAATTTTTCGGTTTATTGATGAATAAAGAGCTTCAGGCTATTGATAAAGTTTTAAGAAAAGGAGAAAGACCTGTAACTGCCATATTAGGAGGCTCTAAGGTTTCAACTAAAATTACCATTATAGAAAATATACTTCCTGCAATAGATAATCTGATCATTGGAGGAGGCATGGCATTTACTTTTATTAAAGCTTTAGGCGGAAAAATCGGAAACTCATTGGTAGAAGAGGATAAACTTCCTTTGGCTCTTGAAATTTTAGGAAAGGCTAAAGAAAATAAAGTTAAAGTGTATCTTCCTTCTGATGTTATTATTGCGGAAGCTTTCAATAATGATGCAGAAAGAAAAGATGCGGATATTTATGCAATTCCTGAAGGATGGATGGGGCTTGATGCCGGTCACAAATCGAGAGACCAGTTCAATGATGTTCTTTTAAATTCCAGAACTATTCTTTGGAATGGACCGATCGGAGTTTTTGAAATGTCAAACTTTGCAGGAGGGACTATTGCTCTTGGTGACAGTATTGCTGAAGCTACAAAATTAGGTGCGTTCTCTTTAGTAGGTGGTGGTGACAGTGTTGCTTTTGTAAAGCAGTTCGGTTATGACGACAAAGTAAGTTATGTTTCTACGGGTGGAGGAGCGATGTTGGAAAGTCTGGAAGGTTTGGAACTCCCGGGAGTTGCTGCTATCAATAAATAG